From the genome of Solanum stenotomum isolate F172 unplaced genomic scaffold, ASM1918654v1 scaffold9278, whole genome shotgun sequence:
TGGTAATAGAAAATGTGTTTTATCAAGAGGATATGCATTAGTAGGAGGAGGGAGAGCAAAAACAACTTCTTTACGACCAACAAAGTTTCTTTCAGTAATCGTGCTTGCCATATTCACACTAGTCTCGCTTCCTGGATTGGGTGATGGAGTCTTAACTGGAGCACGGGTTTGCAAAAGTGGTAATAAAAGATGTGATTTGTCCAGAGGATTTGCATTAGTAGGAGGAGGGGGAGCAAAAACAACTTCTTTACGTCGACCAACAAAGTTTCTTTCACTAACCGTGCTTGCCATATTCACATTGGTCTCGCTTCCTAGATTGGGTGATGGAGTCTTAACTGGAGGACGGGTTTGCAAAGATGGTAATAGAAGATATGTTTTATCAAGAGGATATGCATTAGTAGGAGGAGGGGGAGCAAAAACAACTTCTTTACGACCAACAAAGTTTCTTTCAGTAACCGTGCTTGCCATATTCACACTAGTCTCGCTTCCTAGTTTGGGTGATGGAGTCTTAACTGGAGCACGGGTTTGCAAAAGTGGTAATAAAAGATGTGTTTTATCCAGAGGATTTGCATTAGTAGGAGGAGGGGGAGCAAAAACAACTTCTTTACGTCGACCAACTAAGTTTCTTTCACTAACTGTGCTTACCATATTCACACTGGTCTCACTTCCTGGATTGGGTGATGGAGTCTTAACTGGAGGACGGGTTTGCAAAGATGGTAATAGAAGATGAGTTTCATCAAGATTTCTAGTGGCTTCATTTGTTTCAATCCTTGAGAGAACAAGAAGAACAAGTAAGATGAGGAATGTTTTCATGATACTATTACAATATATCTATTGGTTGTTAATGTTTTTGCACAATTGTACTAAAATGAGGATGATGAGAAAGATTGATGTGTCAATGTGAAACAAGtatgtatctatttatacaCATGAAATTTGAAACTAAACAACGATTTTGTGACTTCTACAAACAATCAAGTCTTTGTTCTTGGAGcaagttttctttttggtgcaTGGAAGCTCTGACCGTTGACTGTTTTGAGTTAATTAAGGAGAAACTTATAtaggaattaatttttttaatgatatataaataaaaactttgaAGTCATTAACCTTTTTAACCATAGACTTGTTAATTTTTCATAGGCACAAGCTAAAAGTGTTAGGTATTTTGAGGATtcattcttgattttgttggaTTCATAGGCTTGTTAATTAATATGGTTTTGTTATAATAGGATTTGAACCTTTTTAGATGTTAATAGACTTcaaccttttttcttttaaaatatttgactgcTTGAACAAAGAAAATTTGAGAAACTGAATTACTCATGTTATATGCgaataaatatgagaaaattattttatgcaCCATCATCACgtaactttttaatttcaatatttcaAGTGTTAtttttaagatcacaaaatttaaaaagtattttaatcCATTATACACATCTTTTTAAGATTATAAACACGTAGCTTTTGATAGTACTCCTTAATTTTAACACCATTTTagtatttttgatatttctcttagGTTTAATTTGGACATTttgattctaattttatttttagtaagtttaatttgtgaaaattgaaagaaaaaaacgtTTTAggatacaagttttattcacgttttcaaaagattttgttttttttaaatataaaagttaTAGATATTAAATCTTTCTAAATAAGCTAatgacttttatatttttttccttgatgaaattcaaattgtagtCAGAATATTTGACTTTCttaatacaaaattatttagttcatatttaagaaaacaaaataaaagaaatgaaaaagaattagaCACGCACCAATAATCTAACATGAGTTGTGGTGAGATGATTGAAATCTATCCCTTCTTAATTGAGAGCCTGAGTGGTCTCGTTCGTGTTCCtaggaattgaaaaaattatattatgagtGCACCATCCCTAGAAATGAGTTTTATGGTATGCAATTTTTACTTAATTAGACATTTAGACTTACATGCGAATAATGTTGAATACCAAACGTTATTAGACAATTATTTATTCACAAACTTAGGAAAacagtgagaaaaaaaaaacaagacatGCACGCCCCTCACTACACTGGATTTTTCTTATGATAAGCACAACATGTACATTATTCACTTGGCACCTTTCACGTTTAGTTTCCACTTTTCACACATATATATCACTCACAAATcacaatataatattaatttcattttgatGAATTCATTATACATTCACGATACGTTATAGAATAAATAATTCTCGTTTATTACTATTTGTATGTATAAATTTGTACAAATCATGagtttatatcttttaaaacaGATTCAAATTAAACTATAGCGATCATTGCAAGAATCACGAGGAGCCTAACACTTTTTTTTGGTCAACAACATTCTTTAAACGAAATTTTTGTTGCAAATCAGTCTTTTTGGAGTCAAATTTGTTTTAAAGGAAAACTTTTACTCATTATCAATAAATCctataaaaaaattctatcttttctattttcttaatgtaaatatctaatgaaattaagacacataaaataaaacagtGAAACCTTACAAATTAATTCTTGTGAATGAGGCCGTTCTTGTAATTAAATTTGCATTGATTATACTTTGAAtagttttaatatataaaatccaTATCATCTGTAAGGTTAATATAATTCGTTGCGCAATATCTGAAAATTTGCAGCAAGAAATATGTTTCAtcatgtaaatatatatatgtttcaaatatcataaaataaagTGACGATTAGTCAAAATTGTTCCTGTTATCCAGAATACGAACATATTCATGATGTGCAGACACATTAATTATTCTCAAAACGTATatgatttaattaaataatgtaACAAAAATgagttatttatatatatcgTGTTGTCTCTAGACGTTTATAGACGTGGGCGCAACAAAAAGAACATAATTATGTTTATAAGTAGGaggaataaaagaaatttttttacgATCAACAAAATTCCTTTCAGTAACTCCACTTCCCGGATGTGGGCTGGGGCTGATTCCCGGATGGGGTGCCGGAGACCGAACCGGGCGCCAGTTTGCTGCTTCATTTGTTTCGATccttgaaagaagaagaagaagaaggaaaaatggTGTTAATATAATCCTCATGTTGTTTTGATGTATCGTTGtgaacaataatattattacaaATGATAAGCAAACACAATTATATGTGTATTTGCTTATGCCTgatcaactcaaaatttgatttttttttttaatgaagaataaattcataaaatgaAAGTGCGTTATATTAATCGTCTAAACTTAAGGACCGATTAATTAGCTTGAAGTGCACGAATATCCGATTTTGAAGCCGCTGCTTAAGTTATGCCGCCTAATTAACGTaggattaataattaaatattgacATAATAACTTAGAAGTAGTTATATTACTAAGATTAGATAATTGTAAAGTCCAATGTCAATCTATAAATAGAAAAGTCATGACTATATAATGAAGTCATTGCTTCATGCGGAAAGGTAAGAAGAGAAACATAAAGAGTACTATATCGCTTTAAATTATACATATTGATCTATCGAAGCCCATATATTAGCATCTCGTTatacttaattaaaataaatgaaatgatataggaataaattaaataaaaataattagaatttaCAAAAGTACTGttgcttatattattattataatgataGATATCTTCAATGAGCAGCCAATAAGCCAACTGCCTTATCTGTGACCTTATGTTGTGCAATACTACTGGAagaaggaagaggaggaggGCGAGTTTCCGTCTCTTTATGACCTGCAAAGTTCCTTTCTGTAATTTGGCTCATGACACTAGTCGTACGAGCACCAGTACCTGGATTCGGTGTAGGAGTAGAGACTGGAGTTTTTTGCAGAGATGGTAATAAAATATATTCGTCTTTTTCCTTTAGTACTCTTCCTGCTTCACTTGTTTGGCTCAAACaaattgtgaaaaaaattagtaataatATGATCATCATACGAACATCACGAGAAGAAAAATTGTTACTTTGAGTTAACATCATGCTTGACCGATATTGTTGTAAAAATGTTTGAATGAAGAAGctctatatattttgtttatgaATACGATTCCattacatacatatatatatatataagaagcTCTATATATTAATGTACGTACTTATATACTGACATAATACTATAACGTGTTTTAAGACTTTGATTTCTTCAAGAATTACTAGCTATAGTTTCATAGGAGAGAGCTTTGACCATTGACTGCTGGGCTTAAGAATgagaaattgagaaattgaACTGAATTGGTCATATATTTTGGTAAACgtaataaacaaaagaaaactcaACAATACTGATATGTGTTCTGTACTGGGATCAAGATTTAAATGACgtgtaattcttttttaaaattttgtattcaatattttatatactataatttttttctagtaTAACAGATCACTACACACGTTTACATGTTTTACGACTTACAAGAGTGCGAAGATCATGAATAATCAATTTTTcgtttcaaaataagtgtttatcttgataaaaagaaaattctaaaataagtattatcttaaaaatttaagacaataattaatatatttttccaaCTACAACCTTATACTCCATCTTCTTAATAATGTTTAATTTTCTAGAGACATTTCTTAGTTATGGataatttagtt
Proteins encoded in this window:
- the LOC125853087 gene encoding uncharacterized protein LOC125853087, yielding MKTFLILLVLLVLSRIETNEATRNLDETHLLLPSLQTRPPVKTPSPNPGSETSVNMVSTVSERNLVGRRKEVVFAPPPPTNANPLDKTHLLLPLLQTRAPVKTPSPKLGSETSVNMASTVTERNFVGRKEVVFAPPPPTNAYPLDKTYLLLPSLQTRPPVKTPSPNLGSETNVNMASTVSERNFVGRRKEVVFAPPPPTNANPLDKSHLLLPLLQTRAPVKTPSPNPGSETSVNMASTITERNFVGRKEVVFALPPPTNAYPLDKTHFLLPSLQTRPPVKTPSPNLGSETSVNMASTIIERNFVGRKEVVFAPPPPTNAYPLDKTHFLLPSLQTRPPVKTPSPNPGNETSVNMASM